From Patescibacteria group bacterium, the proteins below share one genomic window:
- the uvrA gene encoding excinuclease ABC subunit UvrA: MKKSDQHFIKLRGARVHNLKNVDVDIPKNSLVVITGLSGSGKSSLAFDTIYAEAERRFVESLSSYARQFLGIKEKPDLESIEGLSPAIAIDQKTISKNPRSTVGTITEIHDYLRLLYSRAGIPHCPNCGKPVRRQTPDEIMKKIVSFDLGTKMLLLAPVVRGKKGEHKSVLGEVERGGFLRVRFDGEVMRIEEAKDLEPDPKKKHTIEVVIDRLVIDGELDKARLRDSIETAIKIGKGFLVANNTQEDILFSEHLACPDCGISLFDLEPRAFSFNSPYGACPACTGIGSTLEVDAKLVIPNEKLSLLEGAIQPWARASHKVGRQSWYWWMLEDLASRYHFALDKPVSTLPKKIIETILNGEEGVFEGVVPNLKRRWKDTESEWTRGEIERYMVVQPCSACGGKRLKPEAIGVTVDGRNIADISNLSISEVLQFFKTYLKKAPRETHLILKEIIRRVEFLMNVGLEYMTLSRTSTTLAGGEAQRVRLATQIGSQLTGVIYVLDEPSIGLHSRDHAMLLETIKHLRDLGNTVLVVEHDAETMEGADWIVDLGPGAGKHGGKIIFEGTYKKILSAKTLTGEYLSGRKKVEIAHRDKRKGRAKDWITLEGASEHNLKNVTLKLPLGKFVCVSGVSGSGKSTLINDTLSAILLEHFYGTRGSIGAYKNISGLDKIDKAIVVDQSPIGRTPRSNPATYTGMFGPIRDLYSKTREARARGYGPGRFSFNVKGGRCEECEGQGVKKIEMYFLPDLYQECEECHGTRYNREALEIEYQRKNIAQVLDMSAEEAATFFTDIPVVRERAETLVKVGLGYMKLGQPATTLSGGEAQRVKLATELARRSTGKTLYILDEPTTGLHFDDIQKLMIVLDALVERGNTVLVIEHNIDVLKNADWIIDLGPEGGSGGGMIIAEGTPEEVAKVAKSYTGQWLKKEFGK; the protein is encoded by the coding sequence ATGAAGAAAAGCGACCAACATTTTATCAAGCTACGAGGTGCGCGCGTACACAACCTCAAGAATGTTGATGTTGATATCCCCAAAAATTCTCTCGTTGTCATCACAGGGCTTTCCGGCTCTGGCAAGTCGTCGCTCGCGTTTGATACTATCTATGCCGAGGCCGAGCGAAGATTTGTCGAATCACTCTCAAGCTACGCGCGGCAATTTTTAGGCATCAAAGAAAAACCCGATCTCGAATCGATCGAAGGATTGTCACCGGCGATTGCGATCGATCAAAAAACAATTTCAAAAAATCCACGCAGTACGGTGGGTACCATCACTGAGATTCATGACTATTTGCGTCTTTTGTATTCTCGCGCGGGTATCCCACATTGTCCTAACTGTGGCAAGCCGGTACGCCGCCAGACGCCTGATGAGATTATGAAAAAAATTGTTTCGTTTGATCTCGGTACCAAAATGCTCCTTCTTGCGCCAGTGGTGCGCGGCAAAAAGGGCGAACACAAATCAGTGCTTGGTGAAGTTGAGCGCGGCGGGTTTCTGCGCGTGCGTTTTGATGGCGAGGTCATGCGCATCGAGGAGGCAAAAGATCTTGAACCCGATCCAAAGAAAAAACATACTATCGAAGTCGTTATCGATCGCCTCGTGATTGATGGCGAGCTTGATAAAGCACGATTGCGCGACTCGATAGAGACAGCGATAAAAATCGGCAAAGGGTTTTTGGTAGCAAACAATACGCAAGAAGATATATTGTTTTCCGAACACTTGGCATGTCCTGATTGTGGCATTTCCCTTTTTGATTTGGAGCCGCGCGCTTTTTCTTTTAATAGTCCGTATGGCGCGTGCCCTGCATGTACTGGTATTGGCTCGACGCTCGAGGTTGACGCAAAACTTGTGATCCCCAACGAAAAGCTTTCATTACTTGAAGGCGCCATTCAGCCATGGGCGCGCGCATCGCACAAGGTTGGCCGTCAGTCATGGTATTGGTGGATGCTCGAAGATTTGGCATCACGCTACCACTTCGCGCTTGATAAGCCAGTGAGCACGCTGCCGAAAAAAATCATTGAAACTATTTTGAACGGCGAGGAGGGTGTGTTTGAAGGCGTTGTCCCAAACCTCAAACGCCGATGGAAAGATACCGAGTCCGAATGGACGCGAGGCGAGATTGAAAGGTATATGGTAGTCCAGCCGTGTAGCGCGTGCGGTGGCAAGCGTCTTAAGCCAGAAGCAATCGGCGTGACCGTTGATGGTAGAAACATTGCAGATATATCAAATCTTTCAATCTCGGAAGTTTTACAGTTTTTCAAAACATATTTAAAAAAAGCGCCCCGCGAGACACACTTGATACTCAAAGAAATCATTCGTCGCGTCGAGTTTTTGATGAATGTCGGTCTTGAATATATGACGCTCTCACGCACTTCGACTACGCTTGCGGGAGGTGAGGCGCAGCGCGTGCGACTTGCAACACAGATTGGCTCGCAACTCACTGGCGTTATTTACGTGCTCGATGAGCCGTCAATCGGTCTTCATTCGCGTGATCATGCAATGTTGCTCGAGACCATCAAACATCTGCGCGATTTGGGTAACACGGTATTGGTGGTAGAGCATGACGCAGAGACTATGGAAGGTGCTGATTGGATTGTGGATTTGGGGCCGGGCGCTGGTAAACACGGCGGTAAAATAATCTTTGAAGGAACCTACAAAAAAATATTGTCTGCCAAAACACTCACGGGTGAATATTTGTCAGGACGCAAAAAAGTAGAAATAGCGCATCGTGACAAGCGCAAGGGTCGCGCCAAAGATTGGATCACACTGGAAGGCGCGTCCGAACACAATTTAAAAAATGTGACACTCAAACTCCCGCTCGGTAAATTCGTATGTGTGTCGGGCGTATCAGGTTCGGGCAAATCAACGCTCATCAATGATACGCTCTCGGCAATTTTGCTCGAGCATTTTTATGGTACACGTGGGTCGATTGGTGCATATAAAAACATTTCAGGCCTCGATAAGATTGATAAGGCGATCGTCGTTGACCAGTCACCGATCGGTCGTACGCCGCGCTCGAATCCTGCGACCTACACAGGCATGTTCGGTCCTATCCGCGACTTGTATTCAAAAACACGCGAGGCACGAGCGCGCGGCTATGGTCCGGGCAGGTTTAGTTTCAATGTAAAAGGTGGGCGGTGCGAAGAGTGCGAAGGGCAGGGGGTGAAAAAAATCGAGATGTATTTTTTGCCCGATCTCTACCAAGAGTGCGAAGAATGTCATGGTACGCGGTACAACCGTGAAGCGCTTGAGATTGAATATCAGCGCAAAAATATCGCGCAAGTACTCGACATGTCTGCCGAAGAAGCGGCAACCTTTTTTACTGATATCCCCGTAGTGCGCGAGCGCGCGGAGACTTTAGTAAAAGTCGGTTTGGGTTATATGAAACTTGGCCAACCCGCCACCACCCTTTCAGGGGGCGAGGCGCAACGAGTAAAGCTCGCAACCGAACTCGCACGCCGCTCGACTGGCAAAACACTCTACATATTAGATGAGCCGACGACAGGGCTTCATTTTGATGATATTCAAAAGCTCATGATCGTACTCGATGCACTCGTAGAGCGTGGCAACACGGTGCTCGTCATCGAACACAATATTGATGTACTTAAAAACGCTGATTGGATTATAGACTTGGGCCCTGAGGGGGGATCGGGTGGCGGCATGATCATCGCCGAAGGTACACCCGAAGAAGTGGCGAAAGTCGCCAAATCATATACCGGCCAGTGGCTGAAAAAAGAATTCGGTAAATAG
- a CDS encoding GIY-YIG nuclease family protein: protein MQQQELSGIIKTAPQTPGVYFFKNARGRVIYIGKAANLRARLRSYTQGGWKNDMVREAANVEWKELTSDIEALITESAYIKSYKPKYNLVMRDDKNYFFVAFSKDTFPRIYLTHQPGAEKQSRAIGPFTDGAAIKRVVMLLRRAFPYCTCPPRPRHKRRCVNAQIGRCLGFCCVDTLSTPADKKQYKLNMEAIRKVLMGKTKTLARELSTKMERAAKTRHYEEAQKLRDQITSLAHIFEHQPYLQNDMAAERQRALRLLAELLQLDHPPGRIECFDISHHQGSSSVASMAVFAGGMPAKDQYRKFIVKTVKGVDDFASLYEVVGRRLRRDDWPKPDLIIIDGGKGQLSAVAKLAEKHSIPIASIAKREEELYVPGRRAPFALKTLPQPLFNLITALRDEAHRFAISFHRARSRQLVVRG, encoded by the coding sequence ATGCAGCAACAAGAACTCTCGGGCATTATCAAAACTGCGCCTCAAACACCGGGGGTCTATTTTTTTAAGAATGCTCGCGGACGCGTCATCTATATAGGAAAGGCGGCAAATTTGCGCGCGCGCCTACGCTCGTACACACAAGGGGGCTGGAAAAACGATATGGTGCGCGAGGCCGCCAATGTCGAATGGAAAGAGCTCACCTCTGATATCGAAGCACTCATCACTGAGTCAGCATACATCAAATCGTATAAACCAAAATATAACCTTGTCATGCGTGATGACAAAAATTATTTTTTTGTCGCCTTTTCCAAAGATACTTTCCCGCGCATCTATCTAACCCACCAACCGGGTGCCGAGAAGCAATCGCGCGCGATCGGGCCCTTTACCGATGGTGCCGCTATCAAGCGCGTAGTCATGCTCTTACGCAGAGCGTTCCCCTACTGCACCTGCCCTCCGCGACCGCGACACAAGCGCCGATGCGTAAACGCGCAGATCGGTAGATGTCTTGGTTTTTGCTGCGTTGACACGCTCTCAACGCCCGCTGACAAAAAACAATACAAGCTCAATATGGAAGCGATACGCAAAGTACTGATGGGTAAAACAAAAACACTCGCACGCGAACTCTCTACAAAGATGGAACGCGCCGCCAAGACGCGCCACTACGAAGAAGCGCAAAAACTGCGCGATCAGATAACGAGTCTCGCGCACATCTTTGAGCATCAACCGTATTTGCAAAACGATATGGCGGCCGAACGCCAGCGCGCGCTCCGACTGCTCGCAGAATTACTACAGCTCGACCACCCACCCGGGCGCATCGAGTGCTTTGATATCTCACATCACCAAGGATCATCGTCAGTAGCGTCAATGGCGGTATTTGCGGGAGGTATGCCAGCTAAAGATCAGTATCGAAAATTTATCGTCAAAACAGTCAAAGGTGTCGATGATTTTGCGTCACTCTACGAGGTAGTAGGCCGCCGCCTTCGCCGTGATGACTGGCCAAAACCTGATCTTATTATCATTGATGGCGGAAAAGGACAGTTGAGCGCGGTCGCAAAACTTGCCGAAAAACATTCAATACCCATCGCGTCAATCGCAAAGCGCGAAGAAGAACTCTATGTACCGGGCCGGCGTGCGCCCTTTGCGCTCAAAACACTCCCCCAACCGCTCTTCAATCTTATTACGGCACTCCGAGACGAAGCGCACCGCTTTGCTATTTCCTTTCATAGGGCACGAAGCCGACAGCTTGTCGTACGAGGGTAA
- the secG gene encoding preprotein translocase subunit SecG — MQTILPYIQILISILIVALVLLQQRGSSLGGSFGGDSATYNSRRGAEKWLFRATILLGALFIVSTLAPLFLR; from the coding sequence ATGCAAACTATATTGCCCTATATCCAAATACTTATCTCGATACTCATTGTCGCACTCGTGCTTTTGCAACAGCGCGGCTCGAGCTTGGGCGGATCATTTGGCGGAGACTCCGCAACCTACAATTCCCGCAGGGGTGCTGAAAAGTGGCTCTTTCGCGCGACCATCCTCCTCGGTGCGTTATTCATAGTATCTACCCTCGCTCCGCTCTTTTTGCGCTAA
- a CDS encoding M48 family metallopeptidase: MATLWTHKDSNIRKTWLLMTVFFALVMSIGWIFSQAYGNLGILLFAVILSTTMSVASYWWSDKLVIATTGAKELKDAEAPDLHNIIENLAITAGLPKPRIYLVQTAQPNAFATGRNPQHAMIAVTTGLLERMNRTELEGVLAHEMSHIGNRDMLVSTVAVVLVGVIQLMADMFIRRMWWSGSDRERGGQAQIVFIIIGIALSLLAPLLATLMQLAVSRRREYLADASGALLTRYPEGLASALEKLAQDHTPMAQANHATAHLWLDDPYQGKEKKVSWLTKMFMTHPPIEDRVRILRGMKVD, encoded by the coding sequence ATGGCAACACTCTGGACGCACAAGGATTCTAATATCCGAAAGACTTGGCTTTTGATGACAGTGTTTTTTGCGCTCGTCATGTCGATCGGGTGGATATTTTCTCAGGCTTATGGCAACCTTGGTATTTTGCTGTTCGCAGTTATCTTGAGTACTACTATGAGCGTTGCTTCATATTGGTGGTCTGATAAGCTCGTGATCGCCACTACGGGTGCCAAAGAGCTTAAAGACGCGGAAGCCCCTGATCTACACAATATTATCGAAAACCTCGCGATCACCGCAGGCCTCCCCAAGCCCCGCATCTATCTAGTACAAACCGCACAACCCAATGCATTTGCCACGGGTCGCAATCCCCAGCACGCGATGATAGCGGTCACGACAGGTCTTTTGGAGCGCATGAATCGCACAGAGCTTGAAGGCGTGCTCGCGCATGAGATGTCTCACATTGGCAATCGTGACATGTTGGTATCAACCGTCGCGGTAGTGCTGGTAGGTGTTATCCAGCTGATGGCTGATATGTTTATCCGCCGCATGTGGTGGAGCGGATCTGATAGAGAGCGTGGTGGGCAGGCGCAAATTGTTTTTATCATCATTGGTATCGCGCTCTCGCTTTTAGCGCCGCTTTTGGCAACGCTCATGCAACTTGCGGTCTCGCGTAGGCGTGAATATTTAGCTGATGCGTCAGGCGCACTACTTACTCGGTATCCTGAAGGCCTCGCATCAGCCCTCGAAAAGTTGGCGCAAGATCATACGCCCATGGCGCAGGCAAATCACGCGACAGCGCACCTGTGGCTTGATGACCCGTATCAGGGCAAAGAAAAAAAAGTGTCGTGGCTCACCAAGATGTTTATGACACATCCGCCGATCGAAGACCGAGTTCGCATCTTGCGTGGCATGAAAGTAGATTAA
- a CDS encoding LemA family protein, which produces MNTTLYIVIGVLGVVVLWAIFAFNRFVRLRNRVREAWSDIEVQLKRRYDLIPNLIETVKGYAKHESQAFENVTKARASALAGGGNAHDRAEKENMLTGALKSIFAIAEAYPDLKANTNFLELQRELSDTENKIQAARRFFNTNVMELNTAVESFPSNIIAGSFGFKKEEFFDLDETPAAREPVKVAF; this is translated from the coding sequence ATGAATACGACTCTTTATATCGTTATCGGAGTTCTCGGTGTCGTGGTGTTGTGGGCCATTTTCGCCTTCAATCGCTTTGTTCGTTTGCGCAATCGTGTACGCGAGGCATGGAGTGATATCGAAGTGCAGCTCAAGCGTCGCTATGATCTCATCCCAAACCTTATAGAAACCGTCAAAGGGTACGCGAAGCACGAATCACAAGCATTTGAAAATGTGACCAAGGCACGCGCGTCCGCACTCGCTGGCGGTGGCAATGCGCACGACCGCGCGGAGAAAGAAAACATGCTTACGGGAGCTCTCAAGAGCATTTTTGCTATTGCGGAGGCATATCCGGATCTTAAGGCAAATACCAATTTCCTCGAACTTCAACGCGAATTGTCAGACACCGAAAATAAGATTCAGGCGGCTCGTCGTTTCTTTAACACCAATGTGATGGAGCTCAATACAGCTGTTGAATCGTTTCCATCAAATATCATCGCGGGTAGCTTTGGCTTTAAAAAAGAAGAATTCTTTGATCTCGACGAGACTCCTGCCGCGCGCGAGCCGGTCAAAGTAGCATTTTAG
- the groL gene encoding chaperonin GroEL (60 kDa chaperone family; promotes refolding of misfolded polypeptides especially under stressful conditions; forms two stacked rings of heptamers to form a barrel-shaped 14mer; ends can be capped by GroES; misfolded proteins enter the barrel where they are refolded when GroES binds) gives MASKEIVFNEKARAALQRGVDTLANAVKVTLGPKGRNVVIEKGYGSPVITNDGVTIAKEISVQDKVENMGVEIVKEVASKTNDIAGDGTTTATLLAQSIFNAGLLELAGSSTLSLMALKDALLNGAGEMGELLKKNALKIDSKEKWAQVATISAKDAEIGTLIASIIEKVGKDGVITVEESQTFGVSHEVVEGMQFDKGYVAPYMVTNPDRMEAVYDDPKILITDRKISAIADILPILEKLAQSGKKELVIIAEDIEGEALATLIVNKIRGTFHSLAIKAPGYGDRRKEMLEDIAIVTGGTVISEDIGLKLEKAELTMLGSARKVISTKEHTTIVDGKGERAHIEKRASQIKKQIEDSESSFDKEKLQERYAKLAGGVAVIRVGAATEVEQKEKQHRIEDAVSATKAAIEEGIVPGGGVVLLYSSYNLKNLKQADNKAPQMIEAQEAATRILQRALRAPFEQIMLNAGKTPADVVGGLTKIWLEKEKIDVANLAGATKWPVWGYDVSREDYVDMIATGVIDPVKVTRSALQNATSAAAMLLTTEAAIVDIPERKDAPTGMPGGMGGMGGMDY, from the coding sequence ATGGCATCAAAAGAAATTGTATTTAATGAAAAAGCACGCGCGGCACTCCAGCGCGGTGTCGACACGCTCGCAAACGCAGTCAAAGTAACCCTTGGTCCGAAAGGTCGCAATGTCGTCATTGAAAAAGGGTACGGCTCTCCTGTCATTACGAATGACGGCGTGACGATTGCCAAAGAAATCTCAGTTCAAGACAAAGTAGAAAACATGGGCGTCGAGATTGTCAAAGAAGTTGCTTCAAAAACCAATGACATCGCAGGTGACGGTACGACCACTGCAACGCTTCTCGCGCAATCTATTTTTAACGCAGGTCTTTTGGAGCTTGCCGGTTCTTCCACGCTTTCACTTATGGCGCTCAAAGACGCGCTTTTGAATGGTGCGGGTGAAATGGGCGAACTTCTCAAAAAGAACGCGCTCAAAATCGACTCAAAAGAAAAATGGGCGCAGGTAGCGACCATTTCTGCGAAAGATGCCGAGATCGGTACGCTTATCGCGAGCATCATCGAGAAGGTTGGCAAAGACGGTGTGATCACGGTAGAAGAATCACAGACCTTTGGCGTTTCTCACGAAGTCGTTGAAGGCATGCAGTTCGATAAGGGATATGTAGCACCGTACATGGTGACCAATCCTGATAGGATGGAGGCGGTGTACGACGATCCAAAGATTTTAATTACTGACCGCAAAATTTCCGCGATCGCAGATATTTTGCCGATTTTGGAAAAACTCGCTCAATCAGGCAAAAAAGAACTTGTCATCATTGCCGAAGACATCGAGGGTGAGGCGCTTGCGACTCTTATCGTTAACAAGATTCGTGGCACCTTCCATTCACTTGCTATCAAGGCGCCTGGATATGGTGATCGCCGAAAGGAGATGCTCGAAGACATCGCGATTGTGACCGGCGGCACGGTGATCTCCGAAGATATTGGCTTGAAGCTCGAAAAGGCTGAGCTCACCATGTTGGGGTCTGCTCGCAAAGTAATCTCGACCAAAGAACACACCACGATTGTCGATGGTAAAGGTGAGCGCGCGCATATCGAAAAACGCGCCTCACAAATCAAAAAACAAATAGAAGATTCCGAATCTTCATTTGATAAAGAAAAACTTCAAGAGCGCTACGCGAAGCTCGCGGGCGGTGTGGCTGTCATCCGCGTGGGTGCGGCAACCGAGGTAGAGCAAAAAGAAAAACAGCATCGCATTGAAGACGCGGTATCAGCTACCAAGGCGGCGATCGAAGAAGGTATCGTGCCGGGTGGCGGCGTGGTATTGCTGTACTCTTCATATAATCTGAAGAATCTCAAGCAAGCTGACAACAAAGCTCCGCAGATGATTGAGGCACAAGAGGCGGCAACACGCATCTTGCAACGCGCACTTCGCGCGCCGTTTGAGCAGATCATGCTCAACGCAGGCAAGACTCCTGCCGATGTCGTTGGCGGTCTTACCAAAATTTGGCTTGAGAAAGAAAAGATCGATGTCGCGAATCTTGCAGGTGCGACCAAGTGGCCGGTATGGGGCTACGATGTCTCGCGCGAAGATTATGTCGACATGATTGCGACCGGTGTCATTGATCCTGTCAAAGTAACTCGCTCGGCACTGCAAAATGCAACATCAGCGGCAGCCATGTTGCTGACAACCGAGGCGGCGATTGTTGACATCCCCGAGAGAAAAGATGCACCCACGGGCATGCCCGGAGGTATGGGCGGCATGGGAGGGATGGATTACTAA
- the pyk gene encoding pyruvate kinase, with amino-acid sequence MHLQRKTKIIATIGPASESRENLSRLLAEGVDAARLNFSHGVQADHGRRIKLIREFERETGKFIGIIADLQGPKMRVGALPKEGVLLRDDAEVILDTTISKYEEGGAIPVPSPIFAKGASKGSRMFLDDGSLLLEVIGTKGLLGRQFVARVLRGGTLYSHKGINVPELKLRANIFEEKDKSDMAYAIRQKVDYIAVSFIRNGDDMREARKLIGSAPIKLIAKIERPEALQNLEDIINESDAVMVARGDLGIETPLWQLPMRQKEIIEKAHKAMKPVIVATQMLESMTKNAIPTRAEVNDVANAVYDSADAVMLSAESASGKYPLESVRMMRQILEETEKDVGEPFLKEKDGYHSIDVAIGKSAKYVAAQVGAHIILVGTVSGHSARAISRYRPQTCIIAATPSEAIARRMSIVWGVSSIVVTGTRTIVELEKKALTMLKKSRHLSNGDLVVFVSGAKLGAIGATNAISVTKVL; translated from the coding sequence ATGCATTTACAACGAAAGACAAAAATCATCGCAACTATCGGGCCCGCGTCAGAATCGCGGGAAAACCTTTCACGCTTGCTCGCCGAGGGCGTAGATGCTGCGCGTCTCAATTTTTCGCATGGCGTGCAAGCTGATCATGGCCGTCGTATCAAATTGATCCGCGAGTTTGAGCGCGAGACGGGTAAATTTATCGGTATCATTGCTGACTTACAGGGTCCCAAAATGCGTGTGGGCGCGCTGCCAAAAGAAGGCGTGCTATTGCGCGATGATGCCGAAGTGATCCTTGATACAACCATTTCCAAGTATGAGGAAGGTGGCGCAATACCAGTACCGTCGCCTATTTTTGCGAAAGGCGCCTCAAAGGGCAGTCGCATGTTTCTCGATGACGGCTCACTCTTGCTCGAGGTTATCGGCACCAAGGGGCTTTTAGGTAGGCAGTTTGTAGCGCGCGTGTTGCGTGGCGGTACGCTGTATTCACACAAAGGTATCAATGTACCCGAACTTAAACTGCGCGCCAACATTTTTGAAGAAAAAGATAAGAGCGATATGGCGTATGCAATTCGCCAAAAAGTTGATTATATCGCTGTCTCTTTTATCCGCAACGGTGATGATATGCGTGAGGCACGCAAGCTCATTGGATCCGCACCTATCAAATTGATCGCCAAAATCGAACGGCCCGAAGCATTGCAAAACCTCGAAGATATCATCAATGAGTCTGACGCCGTGATGGTCGCCAGAGGAGACCTTGGTATTGAGACTCCGCTCTGGCAATTACCCATGCGTCAGAAAGAAATTATCGAGAAGGCACACAAAGCTATGAAGCCGGTGATTGTGGCTACGCAAATGCTTGAGAGTATGACTAAAAATGCTATTCCCACGCGTGCCGAGGTCAATGACGTTGCCAATGCAGTATATGACTCTGCAGATGCTGTTATGCTGTCGGCGGAATCGGCATCAGGCAAGTATCCACTCGAGTCTGTCCGCATGATGCGTCAGATCCTCGAAGAGACTGAGAAAGACGTGGGCGAACCGTTTTTAAAAGAAAAAGATGGGTATCATTCTATCGATGTTGCTATTGGCAAATCAGCAAAATATGTTGCCGCACAAGTCGGAGCACATATCATTTTGGTCGGCACGGTTTCCGGCCATAGCGCACGCGCCATTTCACGATATCGTCCGCAGACATGCATTATCGCTGCAACGCCAAGCGAAGCAATTGCGCGGCGCATGAGTATTGTATGGGGCGTCTCATCAATCGTCGTTACTGGTACTCGCACGATTGTTGAGCTTGAGAAGAAAGCGCTCACTATGCTCAAAAAATCCAGACATCTATCAAATGGAGATTTGGTGGTATTTGTGTCCGGTGCGAAGCTCGGGGCAATTGGCGCTACAAACGCTATTTCAGTCACAAAAGTTCTGTAA
- a CDS encoding DUF4147 domain-containing protein — MDDVHAQKIKNIDTLTSTPLRRDALHILEAGLQAIDTGRAIRESITFRDDALCIRDEVCSLTLTNRVFFIGIGKCASEAAVAMEDILGDRLTGGIVLDVAIADTCKTQRIECFTGTHPYPTDQNVEVTRRIVDRLQRLTERDLVIVFVSGGGSTLLCLPGEGASCIDERLVLSMLIKAGATIQEINTVRKHISLARGGHLARYAYPAQVISLIVSDVPGDDISFVASGPTIKDETSAIDALKILNEYRVPLGDRPVELLETPKDNRYFNNVWNVLLISNERALSAMAKEARRLGYAADVKTRSLSGEACDVAGAIMADLHAAPSKSALLYGGETTVVVRGHGVGGRNQELSLAALADIKEGELIVSLASDGRDNSDVAGGIADAETQRHASRESIMGDTYLAENDAYTFFARTGDAISTGHTGSNVSDLILALKS, encoded by the coding sequence ATGGATGACGTTCATGCTCAAAAAATAAAAAATATTGATACACTCACCTCAACACCGTTGCGGCGTGACGCACTACATATCCTAGAGGCAGGATTGCAAGCAATCGATACTGGTCGTGCGATCCGTGAATCTATTACGTTTCGTGATGATGCCTTATGTATACGTGATGAGGTATGTTCTCTTACTCTTACTAATCGCGTTTTTTTTATTGGCATAGGCAAGTGCGCGTCTGAAGCTGCTGTTGCGATGGAAGATATATTGGGCGACCGGCTTACGGGGGGTATTGTGCTCGATGTGGCGATTGCCGATACGTGTAAGACGCAGCGCATTGAGTGTTTTACGGGCACTCACCCATACCCGACCGATCAAAATGTCGAGGTAACCCGCCGCATCGTGGATAGACTTCAGCGCCTTACTGAGCGCGATCTAGTTATTGTGTTCGTCTCGGGCGGTGGATCAACTTTGTTGTGCTTACCTGGCGAAGGAGCGTCATGTATCGATGAGAGGCTTGTACTAAGCATGCTCATTAAGGCTGGCGCCACCATTCAAGAAATAAATACTGTTCGCAAACACATATCGCTCGCTCGCGGCGGGCATTTGGCTCGCTACGCGTATCCAGCGCAGGTGATATCGCTTATCGTTTCTGATGTGCCAGGCGACGACATTTCATTTGTAGCGTCAGGACCCACAATCAAAGATGAGACATCTGCGATTGATGCGCTCAAAATTTTAAACGAGTACCGTGTTCCACTCGGCGATCGTCCGGTTGAACTGCTCGAGACTCCTAAAGATAATAGATATTTTAATAATGTTTGGAATGTTTTATTGATATCGAATGAGCGTGCTCTAAGCGCGATGGCAAAAGAGGCACGGCGTCTCGGTTATGCGGCTGACGTTAAAACACGATCGCTCTCAGGCGAGGCGTGCGATGTGGCAGGAGCCATTATGGCGGACCTCCATGCAGCGCCGTCCAAATCCGCATTGCTTTATGGAGGTGAGACGACCGTCGTCGTGCGCGGTCACGGGGTAGGCGGGCGCAACCAAGAGCTTTCGCTTGCAGCACTTGCTGATATTAAAGAGGGTGAGTTGATAGTATCACTTGCGTCTGATGGGAGGGATAATTCTGACGTAGCGGGCGGTATCGCTGATGCTGAGACGCAGCGGCACGCGTCGCGCGAGAGTATTATGGGCGATACGTATCTTGCCGAAAACGATGCGTATACATTTTTTGCGCGTACAGGTGATGCTATTTCGACAGGTCATACCGGTTCCAATGTATCGGATCTTATTCTTGCGCTAAAATCATAA
- a CDS encoding co-chaperone GroES, producing the protein MTIKPLGDRVLLETLSREEREGKTSSGIVIPDTAEKERPEEGRVVAVGPGKMTDDGKMVPMSIKVGSRVLFAKYGPSEIKVGGKEYLIAREEDILAVIEQ; encoded by the coding sequence ATGACAATCAAACCACTTGGTGATCGTGTGCTTCTCGAGACTCTTTCTCGCGAAGAGCGCGAAGGCAAGACTTCGTCAGGTATTGTCATCCCCGATACGGCTGAGAAAGAACGCCCCGAAGAAGGACGCGTTGTCGCAGTTGGCCCCGGCAAGATGACCGATGATGGCAAGATGGTTCCTATGAGTATCAAAGTAGGATCGCGCGTACTATTCGCAAAGTACGGGCCATCTGAGATTAAGGTCGGAGGCAAAGAGTATTTGATAGCGCGCGAAGAAGATATTCTCGCAGTAATTGAACAATAA